One segment of Tetrapisispora phaffii CBS 4417 chromosome 1, complete genome DNA contains the following:
- the TPHA0A02400 gene encoding elongation factor 1-alpha (similar to Saccharomyces cerevisiae TEF2 (YBR118W) and TEF1 (YPR080W); ancestral locus Anc_3.378), producing MGKEKSHINVVVIGHVDSGKSTTTGHLIFKCGGIDKRTIEKFEKEAAELGKGSFKYAWVLDKLKAERERGITIDIALWKFETPKYQVTVIDAPGHRDFIKNMITGTSQADCAILIIAGGVGEFEAGISKDGQTREHALLAYTLGVKQLIVAVNKMDSVNWDESRFTEIIKETSNFIKKVGYNPKTVPFVPISGWNGDNMIEATTNAPWYKGWEKETKAGVVKGKTLLDAIDAIEQPSRPTDKPLRLPLQDVYKIGGIGTVPVGRVETGVIKPGMVVTFAPAGVTTEVKSVEMHHEQLEQGVPGDNVGFNVKNVSVKEIRRGNVCGDSKNDPPKASESFNATVIVLNHPGQISAGYSPVLDCHTAHIACKFDELLEKNDRRSGKKIEDAPKFLKSGDAALVKFVPSKPMCVEAFTDYPPLGRFAVRDMRQTVAVGVIKSVVKTDKAGKVTKAAQKATK from the coding sequence ATGGGTAAAGAGAAGTCTCACATTAACGTTGTCGTCATTGGTCATGTCGATTCAGGTAAATCTACTACCACCGGTCACTTAATCTTCAAGTGTGGTGGTATTGACAAGAGAACCATCGAAAAGTTTGAAAAGGAAGCTGCCGAATTAGGTAAGGGTTCTTTCAAGTACGCTTGGGTTTTAGACAAGTTAAAGGCCGAAAGAGAAAGAGGTATCACTATCGATATCGCTTTATGGAAGTTCGAAACTCCAAAGTACCAAGTTACCGTTATTGATGCTCCAGGTCACAGAGATTTCATCAAGAACATGATTACCGGTACTTCCCAAGCTGATTGTGCTATTTTAATCATTGCTGGTGGTGTCGGTGAATTCGAAGCCGGTATTTCCAAGGATGGTCAAACCAGAGAACACGCTTTATTAGCTTACACTCTAGGTgttaaacaattaattgTTGCTGTCAACAAGATGGACTCCGTCAACTGGGATGAATCCAGATTCACTGAAATTATCAAGGAAACCTCCAACTTCATCAAGAAGGTCGGTTACAACCCAAAGACTGTTCCATTCGTTCCAATCTCTGGTTGGAATGGTGACAACATGATTGAAGCTACCACTAATGCTCCTTGGTACAAGGGTTGGGAAAAGGAAACCAAGGCCGGTGTTGTCAAGGGTAAGACTTTATTAGACGCCATTGACGCCATTGAACAACCATCCAGACCAACTGACAAGCCATTAAGATTACCATTACAAGATGTTTACAAGATTGGTGGTATTGGTACTGTGCCAGTCGGTAGAGTCGAAACCGGTGTTATCAAGCCAGGTATGGTTGTCACTTTCGCCCCAGCCGGTGTTACTACCGAAGTTAAATCCGTCGAAATGCATCACGAACAATTAGAACAAGGTGTTCCAGGTGACAACGTCGGTTTCAACGTCAAGAATGTTTCCGTTAAGGAAATTAGAAGAGGTAACGTCTGTGGTGACTCCAAGAACGATCCACCAAAGGCCTCTGAATCTTTCAACGCCACTGTTATCGTCTTAAACCACCCAGGTCAAATCTCTGCTGGTTACTCTCCAGTCTTAGATTGTCACACTGCTCACATCGCTTGTAAATTcgatgaattattagaaaagaACGACAGAAGATCCGGTAAGAAGATCGAAGATGCTCCAAAATTCTTGAAATCTGGTGACGCCGCTTTAGTTAAGTTCGTCCCATCTAAGCCAATGTGTGTTGAAGCTTTCACTGACTACCCACCATTAGGTAGATTCGCTGTCAGAGATATGAGACAAACTGTCGCTGTCGGTGTTATCAAGTCCGTTGTCAAGACTGACAAGGCTGGTAAGGTCACCAAGGCTGCTCAAAAGGCTACTAAATAA
- the MUD1 gene encoding Mud1p (similar to Saccharomyces cerevisiae MUD1 (YBR119W); ancestral locus Anc_3.379) — MLPKDNKSVPVRTLYLSNLPSRPESKDNFIKFLLSQINPTNKYITSSELPLHTLEGINKEKLLDEEKGIVSISLSRKLSLKKQCFLTFENHAKAKEFRSQYSNFKINSQRVRIKYANKDSLLGLAMRNQSLLKKVLKSRKSKKELSRNNDLLVEKQLKRKIRRVRASLRKRGISEDEIEEISTKLRKEQNIIDSSKIQKLKTIKIQEKKNLPPKSLLL; from the coding sequence ATGCTGCCCAAAGACAACAAAAGTGTGCCAGTGAGAACTTTGTATCTGAGCAACCTTCCATCTCGTCCAGAAAGTAAGGATAACTTTATAAAGTTCTTATTATCACAAATTAATCCaactaataaatatatcacaTCTTCTGAGTTACCATTGCACACACTTGAAGGTATAAACAAGGAAAAGTTACTGGATGAAGAAAAAGGTATTGTATCTATTTCACTATCCAGAAAGCTATCTTTGAAAAAACAGTGCTTTCTAACATTTGAAAACCATGCTAAAGCCAAGGAATTTAGAAGTCAGTACtccaattttaaaataaactCGCAAAGAGTCAGAATAAAATACGCTAATAAGGATTCATTACTAGGCCTTGCAATGAGAAACCAATCATTACTAAAAAAAGTTTTGAAATCAAGAAAATCGAAGAAAGAGTTAAGCAGAAACAATGACTTGTTAGTCgaaaaacaattaaaaagaaagattaGAAGAGTAAGAGCATCATTACGAAAACGTGGTATATCagaagatgaaattgaagagATCTCTACCAAGCTTAgaaaagaacaaaatattatcgATAGttcaaaaatacaaaaactAAAGACAATAAAGATacaagaaaagaagaatctGCCACCAAAATCTCTACTTCTATAG
- the GRS1 gene encoding glycine--tRNA ligase (similar to Saccharomyces cerevisiae GRS1 (YBR121C) and GRS2 (YPR081C); ancestral locus Anc_3.381), with the protein MTVEDIQKAKAAIPFNREQLESVLRGRFFYGPSFDLYGGVAGLYDYGPPGCAFQANIVDIWRKHFILEEDMLEVDCTMLTPHDVLKTSGHVDKFSDWMCKDKKTGEIFRADHLVEEVLEARLKGDKEARGVVSEEVEESDDKKRRKKKVKQIKAVKLEDAVAKEYEEVLAKIDGYSGTELGDLMEKYKIGNPVTGDELEPPKAFNLMFETAIGPSGAMRGFLRPETAQGQFLNFNKLLEFNNGKTPFASASIGKSFRNEISPRAGLLRVREFLMAEIEHFLDPLDKSHPKFEEVKHIKLSFLPREVQEAGSTEPVVKTIGEAVESKMVDNETLGYFISRIYQFLTTIGVDETKLRFRQHMGNEMAHYATDCWDAELKTSYGWIECVGCADRSAYDLTVHANKTKEKLVVRQKLETPVEVTQWEIDLTKKLFGPKFRKDAPKVEAFLLNLSQEELEKNAALLKSDGKLTFTVPEVESEVELDDKFITIEKRTKVEHVREYIPNVIEPSFGIGRIIYAVFEHSYWSRPEDTARSVLSFPPLVAPTKVLLVPLSNHKDLAPVTAKISKVLRKEKIPFKVDDSGVSIGKRYSRNDELGTPFGVTIDFESVKDGSVTLRERDSTKQVRGSAEDIIKAIREITYNGVTWEEGTKNLEPFVTNIDSE; encoded by the coding sequence ATGACTGTTGaagatattcaaaaagCTAAGGCAGCTATTCCATTTAACAGAGAACAATTAGAAAGTGTTCTAAGAGGTAGATTCTTCTACGGTCCATCTTTCGACTTATATGGTGGTGTCGCCGGTTTATACGACTATGGTCCACCTGGTTGTGCTTTCCAAGCCAATATTGTTGATATCTGGAGAAAGCATTTCATTTTAGAGGAAGATATGTTAGAGGTTGACTGTACTATGTTGACTCCTCACGATGTCTTGAAGACTTCTGGTCATGTTGACAAATTCTCTGATTGGATGTGTAAAGATAAGAAAACTGGTGAAATTTTCAGAGCTGATCATTTGGTTGAAGAAGTTCTAGAAGCCAGATTGAAAGGTGACAAAGAAGCCAGAGGTGTTGTTTCCGAGGAAGTTGAAGAGAGTGATGacaagaaaagaagaaagaagaaggtCAAGCAAATCAAAGCTGTCAAATTAGAAGACGCTGTTGCAAAGGAATACGAAGAAGTTTTAGCAAAGATTGATGGTTACTCTGGTACTGAATTAGGTGACTTAATGGAAAAATACAAGATTGGTAACCCAGTTACTGGTGACGAATTGGAACCACCAAAGGCTTTCAACTTAATGTTTGAAACTGCTATTGGTCCATCCGGTGCTATGAGAGGGTTCTTAAGACCTGAAACTGCACAAGGTCAATTCTTGAACTTCaacaaattattagaatttaaCAACGGTAAAACTCCATTCGCCTCCGCCTCTATTGGCAAATCCTTcagaaatgaaatttccCCAAGAGCTGGTTTATTGAGAGTTAGAGAATTCTTAATGGCTGAAATTGAACATTTCTTAGATCCTCTAGATAAATCTCATCCAAAATTCGAAGAAGTTAAGCacattaaattatctttcCTGCCACGTGAAGTACAAGAAGCTGGTTCTACTGAACCTGTTGTTAAGACAATTGGAGAAGCCGTTGAATCTAAGATGGTTGACAATGAAACTTTAGGTTATTTCATTTCTAGAATTTACCAATTTTTAACCACCATCGGTGTCGATGAAACTAAATTAAGATTCCGTCAACACATGGGTAATGAAATGGCCCATTATGCTACTGACTGTTGGGATGCCGAATTGAAAACTTCTTACGGTTGGATTGAATGTGTTGGTTGTGCTGATAGATCCGCTTACGATTTAACCGTTCATGCTAACAAAACTAAAGAAAAGTTAGTAGTTAGACAAAAATTGGAAACCCCAGTTGAAGTTACCCAATGGGAAATAGATTTaactaaaaaattatttggtCCTAAATTTAGAAAGGATGCTCCAAAGGTTGAAGCTTTCTTATTGAACTTATCtcaagaagaattagaaaagaATGCAGCTTTGCTAAAATCTGACGGTAAACTTACTTTCACCGTTCCAGAAGTTGAATCTGAAGTTGAATTAGATGACAAATTCATTACTATTGAAAAGAGAACTAAGGTCGAACACGTCAGAGAATACATTCCAAATGTCATTGAGCCATCTTTCGGTATTGGTCGTATCATTTACGCTGTATTTGAACATTCATACTGGAGCAGACCAGAAGATACTGCTAGATCTGTTTTATCGTTCCCACCATTAGTTGCTCCAACGAAGGTTCTATTGGTTCCTCTATCTAATCATAAGGATTTAGCTCCAGTTACCGCAAAAATATCTAAGGTCttaagaaaagaaaagattCCATTTAAGGTTGATGACTCTGGTGTGTCTATCGGTAAGAGATACTCCCGTAATGATGAGTTAGGTACACCATTTGGTGTTACTATTGATTTCGAATCTGTTAAGGACGGTTCCGTTACTCTAAGAGAAAGAGACAGTACTAAGCAAGTAAGAGGTTCCGCTGAAGATATCATAAAGGCCATCCGTGAAATTACATATAACGGTGTCACATGGGAAGAAGGTACAAAGAACTTAGAACCATTCGTTACTAACATTGATTCCgaataa